DNA sequence from the Streptomyces sp. HUAS 15-9 genome:
GGGAGCTGGAGCGGCAGGTCGCCGAACAGAACGCGCAGATCGCCGAAGGGCCGTATCGCACCCTGGTCTTCCTGGCACCGCTGAGCCTCCAGGACGGGGTCTACGACGACCCGCCCATCGGGCTGCAGATCCTGCGCGGGGCGATCGCCCAGCAGCACAAGCTGAACAGCGAGGACCGGCAGAACAAGATGCCGATCCGCCTGCTGATCGCCAACACCGGCCAGTACTTCCGCTACGGATCGCACGACACGTCGGCGCCGAACGCCCCGGACGTCAGCAGGATGATCATCGAGCGTGAGAAGCGGGACCACATCGCCGCCGTCGTCGGGCTCACGCAGAGCCGACCCGAGTCCCTCGGCGCGGCTCGCGAGCTCGACCAGGCGGGAATCCCCGTCATCGCCAACCTGGTGACCGGCAGCGCCATGGTCGGCCCCGATTCTCCGCAGCGCTACTTCCAGATCTCCGCGCCGAACACACGGGTCGCACCGATCCTGGCCGACTTCATCCGTCACTCCCCCGCGGTCCGGTCCTTCACCGCCGGCACACCGCACGCCGTGGTCGTGTACGACCCGACCGACACGTACTTCAGCACGGACCTGAAGAACCTGTTCGTCGATGCCTACCGGCCGTACGGCACGGTCGACGAAGTCACCTACAGCGAAAAGCCCGGCGCCACTACACCGGCCACCATCGCGACCGACGTGTGCAACAAGGTCACGGCGACCCAGGGCATCGTCGTCTACCTCGGCCGTTCCGGAGTGCTGCCGAGCCTCCTGAACGCCATGCAGAGCGCGGGCGGACAGTGCCAGCCCGCGCAGGGCACGATCCCGCTGATCGCGGAGAGCGCCCCCATCGACTTCCAGAACGACCCGCGGAAGACGGCGCAGGCGTACCCGTACATGACGATCTTCTACGAGACGGCGAACGCGCCCACGCGGGATTCCCGGGACCCCTACGCCCAGTTCGCCCGGCACTTCGCCAAGGTCTTCGGTGACCGTGGTGCCGACGCCGATGCGGCGGGCGGATACGACACCGTGGGAATCGTCACCCAGGTCATCGAGAACGTACTGCCCACGTCCCCAGACTCCGACATCGAACCCAATGACATCTATCTCTGGCTGACCGCCCACGGTGTGTCCCAGTACCCGGGCGCGTCCGGAGTTCTCCAACTGGACGGGCGCAACAAATATCCCCCCGACAAGGCGGTGTTCATCCGCGAGATCCGGCAGCCGGACGGCACCACCGACACACTGCTCAGCTGCGGACTCCTGCCCGACCGCCGCAATCCCGCCCGGTGGGGCACCGAAGGCCGGACCTTCCCCTGCCTCCGGGACCACGACTGACCCCGCACACCAGCGCCGTCCCCGGTCAGAACTGGACCGGCAGATGGCGGGGCCCGCGCAGCATGGCGTTCTGGCGACAGGGCGGCGGGTCCTGGACCAGGCGGGCCGTGCTCAGGTGGGGGACAGGGCGGATGGGGCTCGTCCCCCACCACGGTCAGTGAGCCGGTGAAGCCTTCCTCGCGCAGCGTTTCGGCGGCCCTCAGCCCGGCCAGCGACGCACCGACGACGACGATGCGGCCGTCCCGCAGATCACCGGCCACCGGCGGTCACCTCCTCGCCGGCGAGGATGGCCTGGACCGGGCAGGCGGCCGCCGCCTGGCGCACGCGCTCGGTCTGGTCGTCCGGGACGGCCGGGGCGTACAGCAGCCCTTCTTCGCCATGCAGCGCGAACACGTCCGGTGCGAGGAAGACGCACTGCGCACAGCCCTGGCAGCGCGTGAGGTCCACAACGATCTGCATGGCTGGCAACTCCCTGAGTCGTACCGGCCCCCTTCCCTTTTTCTATGCCGGTGTCGCACCAGGCGCCCCCTCTGTCACTTCGGCCACCGCCCCTGGCGAGCTGCGATCCCGGCGGAGGGAAGACGGAGAGAGAATCGGAATATGGCCTTCCGTTTCCGCAACGGCGGAGCAATCTCCCGGCGGGGGCGAACCGTATATACGGGTATGTCGAGATTTCGGTTCCCCGTGGGCCGCCTCCCGGATGAGGCTCTGCTGTCCGGGCTGGCCACCGGAGATCCGGAGCTCGCCGTCACCTTCGTCCGGAGGTTCCAGCACACGGTCTTCGGTGTGGCCATCGCCGTCACCGGGGATCCGCAGCTCGCCGAGGACATCGCCCAGCAGACGTTCGAGCGCGCCTGGCGCCACGCGCAGATATACGACGCACGGCGCGGCTCGGTACGGACCTGGCTCACGGCGATCGCCCACAACCTCGCCATCGACGCCGTCCGCTCGCGGCAGCCGGAGCCGGTGGCGCCGGAGGATCTCGAGTCGATCCTCGGCGTTGTCAGCGATACGCCGGAGCAGCACGCGCTGGCCGACGAGGCGTCCTCACGGCTGCGGGAAGCCGTGGCGGAGCTGCCGCCCGAACAGGGCCGTGCCCTGGTGATGGCGGGCATCTACGGCATGACCGCCCAGCAGATCGCCGACTCGGAGAAGATCCCGCTGGGCACCGCCAAGACGCGCATCAGGACGGCGATGGGCAAGCTGCGGTCCACGCTCGCGTCTCCGAAACGAGGCGACCATGTCAAGTGATGTGACCTGCGAGAAGCTTCGGGAAGTCGGTCCCGAGCTGGCACTGGGCGTGCTGCCCGGCCGTGAGCGGGCCGGGGCCGTCGCCCATCTGGACGCGTGCGCGGACTGTCGGGAGTACATCGAGCAGCTGACCCTCGTGGGCGACGGGCTCATCGGGCTGCTGCCGGGAAGCGAACCGCCGGTCGGGTTCGAGACGCGGGTGGCGCAGTCCCTGACGCAGGTGACGCCGGTGCATGAGGGGCACGCCCGGGAGGCCCCGGTGCCGCGCAAGGGCCGGCCTGGACGGGCACGGATGCGCCTCGTCTCCGCCACGGCCGCGGCTGTCGTCGCGATCGGGTTCAGCGGCTGGGCGGTCGGCTCGGCCATCGAGAACGTCGTGGCCGGCCCCGCCACCTCCGCCGAGCCGGTCGCGGACATGCTGTCCGGCGATCTGACCTCGGTCGGCGCCAAGGGGAAGATGGTCGGCGAGGTCTATGCCCATGCCGATCCCAAGGGCTGGGTCTATATGACCCTGGACCTGCCGCATGCCGGCACCAGCTACGACGGCAAGGTCGTCTGCTTCCTGGAGCGCAAGGACGGCAGCACGGTTCCCGTCGGCGCCTTCTCCATTCGCGACGGCAGCGGCTCCTGGGGCGCCCCCGCACCCGTCGACCCTTCGGCACTCTCCGGCGCCCGGGTGACCACGCCGGACGGCACCGTGCTCGCGAGGGCACCCCTGAGCCAGGCCGGCCCGAACGAGTAGGGGGTTCGGGGAGCGTGAGCCGGCTGCCGGTCCGCCCGCAGACAGCCGTCGATCGCCGCGGCGAGAGCGCGGGGCAGACGTCGCCGTGACGCGATGGGCGGCACCTCGCACCTCTCCTCGGCGGACTCACCGGCTCCGGCACGGACGAACGTCACGTCACCCGCGGCCACCTCGTACAGCGTGATCTCGATGCCCCCTGAGCCAGGCCGGCCCGAACGACCAGGCGGTCGGTGACCCGGCGGCGTTGCGCGGGGGACGGCCCCCCGTCGGGGCACCGTGGCATGCCGTCAGGCTCGGGCGGTGCGGGGACCCTCGCCAGGGGGTGTCGCGCCGAGGGCCCCGGCCAGTTCGGGGAGCGTGAGCCGGGCCGACGGGTCCGCCCGCAGACAGCCGTCGATCGCCGCGGCGAGAGCGCGGGGCAGACGTCGCCGTGACGCGATGGGCGGCACCTCGCACCTCTCCACGGCTGACTCACCGGCTCCGGCACGGACGAACGTCACGTCACCCGCGGCCACCTCGTACAGCGTGATGCCGATGCCCCACACGTCGGCCGGTGTCGACAGCTCCCCGACGTGCTCCTGTTCCGGTGCGCGGTAGCAGCGCGTGCCGAGTCCGGCGGGGGCGGGGCCGGGCGGCCGGGCCACGCTGAGGTCGAACACCTTGGCGTGCCCGCGTTCCACCACGACGTTGGACGGCTTGAGGTCCAGATGCAGCAGGCCCTGGGCGTGCAGATAGTGGACCGCGGAACACAGCTGCACGCCGAGGAGCGCCACGTCCGCGGCGGACGGCCGGCGCCGCAACCGGTGGATCATGTGTGCCAGCGTCTCCCCGGTCAGTGTCTCCAGGACGACGAGCGGCTCCGGCAGGGAGAAGGTCTCGTATGCCCGGACCAGGTGCGGATGGCTGAAGTCGCGCAGCCACCGGCCCTCACGCAGCAGCCGGTCGTGCAACCGCGTGTCGCCGCGCCGGTCCGGCCGCAGTGTCTTGAGCACGCAGCGGCAGTCCCGCTCCTCGCTCCAGGAGTCGTACACGTCCAGCCAGCTCGTACGCGTCAGATGGCCCAGGACCTGGTAACCGGGAACCGGACGGGTGCCGGGCGCCATCGGCGGGGCGAGTTCCGCCTCCGCGCTGTTCATGACAGCACCGTCCCGGGCTGGGCGGGCCCCGTCCGGTCGAGGCGGCCGGCCGCGGGGCTCATCCGGTGCAGCCGGGCGTAGGTGCCGTCCCGGGCGAGCAGCTCGTCGTGGGTCCCCGACTCGACGACCCGTCCGCCGTCGAGCACCACGATCCGGGTGGCGTCGCGGACGGTGAGCAGGTCGTGGGAGATGACGACGGTCGTGCGCCCGGCCATGAGGCGGCGCAGCGGGTCCATGATCCTGAGGCCGGACCGTGCGTCGAGGGCGGTGGTCGGTTCGTCCAGGACCAGGACGGGCGCGTTTCTGATCATCGCGCGCGCGATCGCCAGGCGCTGGCGCTGCCCGCCCGACAGGGTCCGGCCGCGCTGGCCGACGACGGTGTCGTAGCCGTCCGGGAGCAGCTCGATGAACTCATGGGCGTCCGCGGCACGCGCCGCCGCGACGATCTCGGCCTCGCTCGCCCCGGGACGGCCGTAGGCGATGTTGTCCCGCACCGTGCCGTGGAAGACGAACGTCTCCTGCAGGACCACCGCGACGCTCTCCCGTACGTCGGACAGGAGCAGGGTGCGCAGATCCTTCCCGTCGAGACGGACCGCGCCCCGGTCGGGGTCGTAGAACCGCAGCAGCAGTTTGGCGACCGTGGACTTGCCGGCTCCGCTGGCCCCGACCAGCGCCAGGACCTCTCCCGGAGCGACGTGCAGGGACACCTCCGAGAGGGCGCGGCGTGCGGTGCCGGGGTAGCGGAAGGACACGCCGTCGAGCTCGATGTCGCCCCGCGCACGGCCGATCCGCCGCGCGTCGGCGGCCTCGACGACCTGCGGCCGCTGGTCGAGGAGCTCGATGATCCGTTCCGCCGAGGCCGACGCGGCGTAGAAGGTGTTGCCCAGCCGGGACAGGCCGCGGATCGGGCTGTACAGCTTCCCGATCAGGGCGAGGAAGACCAGCAGCCCGCCGAGGGTGAGCTGGCCCTGGGCCAGTTTCCAGGTGCCGAGGCCCATGACGGCGAGTCCTCCGGCCACCTCGATGACCTCGACGAGCGAACCGTAGACGGCGTGGATCCGCGCCGAGGCCATCGTCGCGTGGAACCTGCCGAGGCTCTCCCGCTCGAAGCGGCGCTCCTCCCAGTCCTGCCGGTTGTACGCCTGCACCAGGGTCACATTGCCCAGCGACTCCTCGGCGACCGCGCTCAGCGAACCGCTGCGGCGTCTGCGCTCCCGGGACGCCTCCTTGATCAGCCGGGAGAAGTGCCGGGCGGCGCGCCAGAACAGCGGCACGATGAACAGCGCGAGGAGTGTCAGGTCCCAGCGCAGGTAGAACAGCAGGCCGACGAAGACACCCAGCCGGACCAGGTAGTACAGGCCGTCCGCCACGCCCGAGAGCAGGAATGTCTCGACGGCGTCCACGTCACCGGTGACACGCGAGAGCAGGTCCCCCAGCCGCCGCCGTTCGAAGAATCCGAGCGACAGCCCCTGGACGTGCCGGAAGACGTCGGCGCGCACGGCCAGCAGGAACCGCTCACCCACCCAGGTGGAGGTCACGTCGTCGGCGAACCTGAGAGCGCCGGAGGCGACGATGAGCCCCAGATAGGTGGGCGCGATCCAGATGAAGGGCCGCAGATCGCGTGGTACGAGCACATCGTCCACCACGATCTTGAACAGCCAGAGTTCGGCGGCGTCGGCGAGGGGCCCGATCAGGCTGAAGAGAACAAGGGGCACCAGCCAGAGCCGACGGCCGCGGGTATAGGGCCAGAAACGCCGGAACACCTCACGCGGCGGCAACGGCGGCGCGGCCGCGACCACGGTGCTCGCGGCATCGGCGTCCCCGCCCACCGCCAGCAGGCGCCGCAGAACACTCCGGGGGACAGCCACCATGGCACGGCTCCGTCGCAGACCGACGGCGGAACGGACCGGCTCCCCCGGTCACCGGCCCGCTCAGCCTGCTTTCACCTGTGGTGATCGGAGTGGTCACCCTCGTGATCTCCACGACCCCCGTGGTCACGGTTCCTGTCGCCGTGCCCGTGCCCCGATTCCGAGTCCCTCCTGTGGTCACCGTGGCCGCTGCTGTCACCGTGGTCGCGGTGACTGGCCGGGAAGAGCTTGCTGAAGATCGCCATGCTGTTCCTCCTGTCGAAAAATCCCTCGTATCACATACGGTGTAGGACGGGAATTGGATGGCATCAGCGGAGAAAAGCCGCATATTTCGCCCTCGGTAGACCCCATGCACACACCGGGTACTGGTGTCACCAGCGCCTGGATGCGCCGGGTCCCGCCGAAACCGGCTCACGCTCCGCCCTGGAGGGCAGTCCGGGCGCGACACCGTGTGCGGCCCTGTCGCCGTACCAGGCGAGGAAGGCGAAGGCGAAGAGCCCTTCGACGAGCAGGGACAAGGGGCCGTACGGGGGCTCCCAACCGGGTTCGTAATAGCCGGACGGCAGGCCGACGGTGCGCGACAGCGCAAAGCCGACGATCATGCCGAGGCTGACGAGTGTCCCGGTCAGCCAGGCGATCAGGGGACGTTTCATGACGACCAGCGCCAACGCCACGGCGAGCATGATCGCGCTGCCCGCGGCGAACAGGACGCCGATGTAGAACATCTCCTCAAGATGATCGGGGACGAGGAGCGTGTGCAGCACCGTGTTGCCGACGGCGCAGCACACGCCCACTCCCCTCAGAGCGACTTCGGCACCGTTGGTGGAGTACATCGCGACTCCAGATGTTCAGAGGTTTGCCCTGTGAACCCATACGAGAAAGTGCCCCAGTTGGATTGCACCTTCCGACCCCTGCTACAAACCTCTTGCGCGGGTCGGCCGTCCGTGCCCCGCGCCGGATCGGCACAGGTGCGGGCCTCCTGGGAGGTACCACGGTGCCGGTCGGCCCGTATGCGGTGTTCCTGCGCCAAAGAGGGCTAGGCCGTGACGAGTTGGTCGTACACGTCGGCGATCTCCTGGTAAGACGCCGCGCAGGCCGGCCGGTTGGCGCGCACCGAACTGGCCGCGCGGAACCCGGAGTTCGCGGTTCGACCGCAAGTGGGCCGAACGGAACGTGGGTCAGAAGGCCGTGTGGGCGAACCACACGTCGAGCGGCGCGGTGTCTCCCGACAGCTCGAAGGCGCCGTCCTGGTACGACCGCCGCCCGTACAGCAGCAACAGGAGATCCGCCGCCCGCCCGCGCACCACCGACTGCGCCTCGGAAGGCGCGTCGTCGGCACCTGTCCGCGGCAGCAGTCGGAAGCCGTCGGGGTCCAGCCGTACGCGCCACTCCTCACCGGCTCCACCCATGTGGTCCGAGCACTGGAAGGCGATCGTCTCGCCGCTGCCGTGCAGCTTCGTCACGGCCGGGGCGAAGAGACCGGCATAGGGCAGGTTGACCAGGAACTCGTCGACCCCGTCCGCCGCGAGCGCGGGGTCGATGTCGGAGTCACGGCCCACGGCACGCTCCGCGTCGACCCGGTGCACCAGGGTTTCGAAGAGCATCCGCCGGGCCCAGAACCGCGCGTGCTGGTCCTCGCCCCAGGCCCACATCGGCGCCTGGGGGTCCGTGTCGCGCAGCACCGCCGCCACGGCGGGCACGCCCCCTGCCACCCAGTCGGGATACTCCCGCGCGGCTTCCGGCAGCCCCAGTTCCAGCTCACGGCTGCGGGGCGGCTCCTGCACCAGTCGGGTCAGCAGTTGGCTGAACCAGCGCTGGAGCGAGCCCACGTGCCGGGTCAGGTCGGCCAGGGTCCAGTCGGGGCAGGAGGGCACGATCGTCGCCGGGTCCACGCCTGTGGTGATGTCGGCGAAGCGCAGCGTCTCCTGTTCGATCGCCTCGCGGTAGGTGTCGTACGGCAGAGGGTGCCCCGCCCCGTTCGTCGTCTCCATCTGCTGCCGCCATTCCTTCCCCAAGTGCGGATACCGTCGCGATCAGTGTGGATGCTGGAGTGCGCTCGAAGGCAAGTCCGGGGGCCATGCCCGCAGTCCCCGCACGCCGTACCCGCCCCGCGCCCGGCCCGCGTGGTCAGGGGCGCCCGGTGGTGCGACGCTGGGGATGAGAGGTGTCCGAGGAGGGGAACCCGGGAGGGCCGATGGGACGCGACGTCCCGGCGATGGTCTTCACCCGCGAGGACCGGCGCCGGTACCGGATCAAGATGCACGACTGCCTCGACGCGTTCGCGCAGATGCTGCGCGATGAGCGGTTCGAGGCGGAGCGGCCCCAGGTGGGGCTGGAGATCGAGCTGAACCTGGTCAACGACCGGGCAGAGCCGGCGATGCGCAACAGCGATGTGCTCGAGGCGATCGCGGACCCCGCCTGGTCCACGGAGCTGGGCCGGTTCAATCTGGAGATCAATGTTCCGCCGCGCCGTCTGACGGCGGGCGGTCCCGACGCCTGGGAATCGGAGATCCGCGACGCGCTGAATCACGCGGAGGAGCGCGCCAGGTCGGTCGACGCGCATCTGATCATGGTCGGCATCCTTCCCACCCTGCGGGAGGAGGACATCGGCGAGGCCGCGCTGTCGGAGAACCCGCGCTACCGCCTGATCAACGACCAGGTCTTCGCGGCCCGGGGTGAGGATCTGCTCCTCGAGGTGGACGGTGTCGACCGGCTGCGGACGTACGCGGACACGATCAGTCCGGAGGCCGCGTGCACCAGCACCCAGTTCCACCTCCAGGTGTCCCCCGACGAGTTCGCGGACTACTGGAACGCGGCACAGGCCATCGCCGGGGTCCAGGTCGCGCTGGCGGCCAATGCCCCGTTCCTGTTCGGCAAGGAGCTGTGGCACGAAACCCGTATCCCGCTGTTCGAGCAGGCCACCGACACCCGCCCGCAGGAGATCAAGGTGCAGGGGGTACGGCCCCGGGTGTGGTTCGGAGAGCGGTGGATCAACAGCGTCTTCGACCTCTTCGAGGAGAACCTGCGCTACTTCCCCGCGCTGCTGCCCCTGTGCGACGACCAGGACCCCACACAGACGCTGGACCGCGGCGACATCCCGGAACTGGCCGAACTGACCCTGCACAACGGCACGATCTACCGCTGGAACCGCCCGGTCTACGCCGTCTCCCATGACAAACCCCACGTCAGGGTGG
Encoded proteins:
- a CDS encoding ferredoxin: MQIVVDLTRCQGCAQCVFLAPDVFALHGEEGLLYAPAVPDDQTERVRQAAAACPVQAILAGEEVTAGGR
- a CDS encoding RNA polymerase sigma factor, producing MSRFRFPVGRLPDEALLSGLATGDPELAVTFVRRFQHTVFGVAIAVTGDPQLAEDIAQQTFERAWRHAQIYDARRGSVRTWLTAIAHNLAIDAVRSRQPEPVAPEDLESILGVVSDTPEQHALADEASSRLREAVAELPPEQGRALVMAGIYGMTAQQIADSEKIPLGTAKTRIRTAMGKLRSTLASPKRGDHVK
- a CDS encoding serine/threonine-protein kinase, which encodes MNSAEAELAPPMAPGTRPVPGYQVLGHLTRTSWLDVYDSWSEERDCRCVLKTLRPDRRGDTRLHDRLLREGRWLRDFSHPHLVRAYETFSLPEPLVVLETLTGETLAHMIHRLRRRPSAADVALLGVQLCSAVHYLHAQGLLHLDLKPSNVVVERGHAKVFDLSVARPPGPAPAGLGTRCYRAPEQEHVGELSTPADVWGIGITLYEVAAGDVTFVRAGAGESAVERCEVPPIASRRRLPRALAAAIDGCLRADPSARLTLPELAGALGATPPGEGPRTARA
- a CDS encoding ABC transporter ATP-binding protein, translated to MVAVPRSVLRRLLAVGGDADAASTVVAAAPPLPPREVFRRFWPYTRGRRLWLVPLVLFSLIGPLADAAELWLFKIVVDDVLVPRDLRPFIWIAPTYLGLIVASGALRFADDVTSTWVGERFLLAVRADVFRHVQGLSLGFFERRRLGDLLSRVTGDVDAVETFLLSGVADGLYYLVRLGVFVGLLFYLRWDLTLLALFIVPLFWRAARHFSRLIKEASRERRRRSGSLSAVAEESLGNVTLVQAYNRQDWEERRFERESLGRFHATMASARIHAVYGSLVEVIEVAGGLAVMGLGTWKLAQGQLTLGGLLVFLALIGKLYSPIRGLSRLGNTFYAASASAERIIELLDQRPQVVEAADARRIGRARGDIELDGVSFRYPGTARRALSEVSLHVAPGEVLALVGASGAGKSTVAKLLLRFYDPDRGAVRLDGKDLRTLLLSDVRESVAVVLQETFVFHGTVRDNIAYGRPGASEAEIVAAARAADAHEFIELLPDGYDTVVGQRGRTLSGGQRQRLAIARAMIRNAPVLVLDEPTTALDARSGLRIMDPLRRLMAGRTTVVISHDLLTVRDATRIVVLDGGRVVESGTHDELLARDGTYARLHRMSPAAGRLDRTGPAQPGTVLS
- a CDS encoding maleylpyruvate isomerase family mycothiol-dependent enzyme, translating into METTNGAGHPLPYDTYREAIEQETLRFADITTGVDPATIVPSCPDWTLADLTRHVGSLQRWFSQLLTRLVQEPPRSRELELGLPEAAREYPDWVAGGVPAVAAVLRDTDPQAPMWAWGEDQHARFWARRMLFETLVHRVDAERAVGRDSDIDPALAADGVDEFLVNLPYAGLFAPAVTKLHGSGETIAFQCSDHMGGAGEEWRVRLDPDGFRLLPRTGADDAPSEAQSVVRGRAADLLLLLYGRRSYQDGAFELSGDTAPLDVWFAHTAF
- a CDS encoding glutamate--cysteine ligase, with the translated sequence MGRDVPAMVFTREDRRRYRIKMHDCLDAFAQMLRDERFEAERPQVGLEIELNLVNDRAEPAMRNSDVLEAIADPAWSTELGRFNLEINVPPRRLTAGGPDAWESEIRDALNHAEERARSVDAHLIMVGILPTLREEDIGEAALSENPRYRLINDQVFAARGEDLLLEVDGVDRLRTYADTISPEAACTSTQFHLQVSPDEFADYWNAAQAIAGVQVALAANAPFLFGKELWHETRIPLFEQATDTRPQEIKVQGVRPRVWFGERWINSVFDLFEENLRYFPALLPLCDDQDPTQTLDRGDIPELAELTLHNGTIYRWNRPVYAVSHDKPHVRVENRVLPAGPTVADTLANGAFYYGLTRALVEEDRPVWSRMSFSAAEDNLHTAARNGIEALLYWPGMGEVPVPELVLRRLLPLAHRGLEHSGMDAAWREPLLGVIEQRCVTARNGAVWQKEMFHRIDESTHSGHHEALRRMTQLYIDYMHLNAPAHTWPAD